A region of Toxorhynchites rutilus septentrionalis strain SRP chromosome 1, ASM2978413v1, whole genome shotgun sequence DNA encodes the following proteins:
- the LOC129779533 gene encoding allantoicase-like: MLQENGTTEPAAFLQLSELASESSGGRILFSTDDFFAPAEGMLRDEEPIFIPDKYTDFGKWMDGWETRRKRIAGHDWCIVRLAAPTVIKGIVVDTAHFTGNFAPRMSIQGARIDPRRERQIAVRREGSIGTGCDGSEMEEKIKNFQWEEIVQNTPLKPGYDKTRKHYFGVDTNENVFTHLRVNIYPDGGIARLRVYGVVQPDRDSMADSAELVDLIAMLNGGQCLEFSNAHYGHPRNLIKPQRGANMGDGWETARRNDRPAILTTDERGILKVPGCEWAVFKLGMKGTVRRIVLDTNHFKGNFPDSVRIEAALLREDQDLEGAKWTVMLDNRKLSAHKEHIYEEDDLLANAPCTHIRITIAPDGGISRLRLFGRCEK, translated from the exons atgctccAAGAGAACGGAACAACTGAACCTGCCGCCTTCCTGCAGCTCAGTGAGCTTGCCTCAGAAAGT AGCGGTGGTCGAATCCTATTTTCGACGGATGACTTCTTCGCTCCGGCCGAGGGAATGTTGAGGGATGAGGAACCGATCTTCATCCCGGACAAGTACACCGATTTTGGGAAGTGGATGGACGGCTGGGAGACACGCCGCAAGCGGATAGCCGGTCATGATTGGTGCATCGTTCGGTTGGCCGCACCGACCGTCATCAAGGGGATCGTAGTGGATACGGCACATTTCACGGGCAATTTCGCCCCCCGGATGTCGATCCAAGGCGCACGAATTGACCCACGTCGGGAGCGACAGATCGCGGTACGTCGTGAGGGCAGCATTGGAACCGGCTGCGATGGGTCCGAAATggaggaaaaaatcaaaaacttccAATGGGAGGAGATCGTGCAGAATACTCCACTGAAGCCGGGTTACGACAAAACAAGAAAACATTATTTCGGCGTGGATACCAACGAGAATGTGTTTACCCATTTGAGGGTAAATATTTACCCGGACGGAGGAATTGCTAGACTGAGAGTTTACGGTGTGGTGCAACCGGATCGTGATTCGATGGCTGACAGTGCAGAGCTGGTGGATCTTATCGCAATGTTGAACGGAGGCCAGTGTTTGGAGTTCTCCAACGCACATTACGGACATCCGAGGAATTTGATCAAGCCGCAGAGGGGCGCCAACATGGGTGATGGGTGGGAAACCGCTCGAAGAAATGACCGGCCAGCAATCCTAACGACCGATGAGCGGGGTATTCTTAAGGTGCCCGGTTGCGAGTGGGCCGTTTTCAAGCTGGGTATGAAGGGGACCGTCCGAAGGATTGTATTGGATACGAACCATTTCAAGGGAAACTTTCCGGATAGTGTTAGAATAGAAGCCGCTTTGCTGCGTGAGGATCAAGATCTGGAAGGAGCGAAGTGGACTGTTATGTTAGATAATAGGAAACTGTCGGCGCACAAGGAACACATCTATGAGGAAGATGATTTGTTGGCCAATGCACCATGCACTCATATCAGGATTACTATAGCGCCAGATGGTGGAATCTCTAGGCTTAGATTGTTTGGACGTTGTGAGAAGTAA
- the LOC129763581 gene encoding protein phosphatase PP2A 55 kDa regulatory subunit isoform X2 — protein sequence MAGNGDTSWCFSQIKGALDDDVTDADIISCVEFNHDGELLATGDKGGRVVIFQRDPASKSSTPRRGEYNVYSTFQSHEPEFDYLKSLEIEEKINKIRWLRRKNQSHFLLSTNDKTIKLWKVSERDKRVEGYNTREDNGSIRDPGMISSLRVPSIKPMDLMVEASPRRIFANAHTYHINSISVNSDQETYLSADDLRVNLWHLEITDQSFNIVDIKPANMEELTEVITAAEFHPTECNVFVYSSSKGTIRLCDMRSSALCDRHAKLFEEPEDVDITNKSFFREIISSISDVKLSNTGRYMISRDYLSIKVWDLHMETKPIETYPVHEYLRTKLCSLYENDCIFDKFECCWNGNDSSIMTGSYNNFFRVFDRNSKKDVTLEASRDIIKPKTVLKPRKVCTGGKRKKDEISVDCLDFNKKILHTAWHPLENIIAVAATNNLFIFQDKF from the exons GTAATGGCGATACATCCTGGTGCTTTTCACAGATAAAGGGTGCCCTAGACGATGATGTGACGGATGCAGACATCATCTCGTGTGTGGAGTTCAACCATGATGGCGAGCTGTTGGCCACCGGCGACAAAGGCGGCCGCGTTGTCATATTCCAG AGAGATCCTGCCTCCAAATCGTCGACCCCGCGACGCGGCGAGTACAACGTCTATTCCACCTTCCAGTCACACGAGCCCGAGTTCGACTATCTCAAGTCGCTAGAAATAgaggaaaaaatcaacaagATCAGATGGCTGCGGCGCAAAAATCAATCGCACTTCCTGCTGTCGACGAACGACAAAACGATAAAGCTCTGGAAGGTGTCGGAGCGGGACAAACGGGTCGAGGGATACAACACGCGGGAGGACAACGGCAGCATACGTGATCCGGGTATGATTAGCTCGCTGCGGGTGCCATCGATAAAGCCAATGGATCTGATGGTGGAGGCATCGCCCCGTCGGATCTTTGCCAACGCTCACACCTATCACATCAACTCGATATCGGTCAACTCGGACCAAGAGACGTACCTCTCGGCGGACGATCTGCGAGTCAATCTGTGGCATCTGGAGATCACCGACCAGAGCTTCAACATCGTCGACATCAAGCCGGCCAACATGGAGGAACTGACGGAGGTCATCACGGCGGCCGAGTTCCATCCGACCGAGTGCAACGTGTTCGTGTACTCCAGCAGCAAGGGTACAATTAGGTTATGTGATATGCGCTCCTCTGCGCTCTGCGATCGGCACGCAAAGCTGTTCGAAGAACCGGAGGACGTGGACATCACCAACAAGAGCTTTTTTCGCGAGATCATCAGTTCGATCAGCGATGTAAAGCTGAGCAACACCGGCCGGTACATGATTTCCCGGGACTATCTGAGTATTAAGGTGTGGGATCTGCACATGGAGACGAAGCCAATCGAGACGTATCCG GTGCACGAGTACCTTCGCACGAAGCTGTGCTCACTGTACGAGAACGATTGCATCTTCGACAAGTTCGAGTGCTGCTGGAACGGCAACGACAGCTCGATCATGACCGGCAGCTACAACAACTTTTTCCGCGTGTTCGATCGGAACAGCAAGAAGGACGTCACGCTCGAGGCCTCCCGGGACATCATCAAGCCGAAGACGGTGCTGAAGCCCCGGAAGGTGTGCACCGGTGGCAAGCGGAAAAAGGACGAAATCAGCGTCGACTGTTTGGACTTTAACAAGAAGATCCTGCACACCGCCTGGCATCCGCTCGAGAATATCATCGCCGTCGCCGCTACCAATAATCTATTTATATTTCAGGATAAGTTTTAG